One window from the genome of Cricetulus griseus strain 17A/GY chromosome 2, alternate assembly CriGri-PICRH-1.0, whole genome shotgun sequence encodes:
- the Fblim1 gene encoding filamin-binding LIM protein 1 isoform X2, whose product MASKPEKRVASSVFITLAPPRRDVAVTEEVGQEACEARRARPWETPAPTKTPGAGLSRKPNTWTPSGRISASIPAAPPQLANGGCCPPPPSLSDEDLDLLPPPPPPPSAYLALPEEEPPALTGSSLISDLEQLHLPLPPPPPLPQAPPKGSSVRPLTSHLKPTEEELPPPPEEPVTFPEKEASTACVSPTPDVCGFCHKPVSPRELAVEAMKRQYHAQCFTCRTCRRQLAGQRFYQKDGRPLCEPCYQDTLEKCGKCGEVVRDHVIRALGKAFHPPCFTCVTCARCIGDERFALDDQNQVYCLDDFYRKFAPMCSICENPIIPRDGKDTFKIECMGRNFHENCYRCEDCSVLLSVEPTDQGCYPLNDRLFCKPCHMKRSAAGCC is encoded by the exons ATGGCCTCCAAGCCTGAGAAGAGGGTGGCCTCTTCTGTGTTTATCACCCTGGCACCCCCACGACGTGATGTAGCTGTGACTGAAGAAGTGGGTCAGGAAGCTTGTGAAGCCAGACGTGCCCGGCCCTGGGAGACCCCTGCTCCCACGAAGACCCCTGGGGCTGGCTTGAGCAGGAAACCTAACACCTGGACACCCTCTGGCAGAATTTCTGCCTCGATCCCTGCAGCCCCACCCCAGCTGGCCAATGGAG GGTGCTGTCCCCCACCTCCTTCCCTGAGTGATGAGGATCTAGACCTCCTACCACCTCCTCCACCGCCCCCTTCGGCCTACCTGGCTCTCCCAGAAGAGGAGCCTCCCGCCCTGACGGGGTCATCACTCATTTCTGACTTGGAGCAACTACACCtgcccctacccccacctccacctctgcCACAG GCTCCACCGAAGGGATCTTCTGTCCGGCCTCTGACCAGTCACCTCAAACCCACAGAAGAGGAGCTACCCCCTCCTCCAGAAGAGCCTGTCACCTTTCCAGAGAAAGAGGCATCCACAG CCTGTGTCTCCCCTACCCCAGATGTCTGCGGCTTCTGTCACAAGCCTGTGTCTCCTCGAGAGCTGGCTGTTGAGGCCATGAAGAGGCAGTACCATGCCCAGTGCTTCACCTGTCGCACCTGCCGCCGTCAGCTGGCTGGGCAGAGATTCTATCAGAAGGATGGGCGCCCCCTGTGCGAGCCCTGCTACCAG GACACTCTGGAGAAGTGTGGCAAGTGTGGAGAGGTGGTCCGAGACCATGTCATTCGGGCCCTGGGCAAGGCCTTCCACCCACCCTGCTTCACCTGCGTGACCTGTGCCCGGTGCATCGGAGATGAGAGATTCGCGCTGGACGACCAGAACCAGGTGTACTGCCTGGATGACTTCTACAG GAAATTTGCCCCCATGTGCAGCATTTGTGAGAACCCCATCATCCCCCGAGATGGGAAGGATACCTTCAAGATTGAGTGCATGGGAAGGAACTTCCATGAAAACTGTTACCGATGTGAG GATTGCAGTGTCCTCCTGTCTGTGGAGCCCACCGACCAAGGCTGCTACCCGCTGAATGACCGCCTCTTCTGCAAGCCCTGCCATATGAAGAGAAGTGCTGCAGGGTGCTGCTGA
- the Fblim1 gene encoding filamin-binding LIM protein 1 isoform X3: MASKPEKRVASSVFITLAPPRRDVAVTEEVGQEACEARRARPWETPAPTKTPGAGLSRKPNTWTPSGRISASIPAAPPQLANGGCCPPPPSLSDEDLDLLPPPPPPPSAYLALPEEEPPALTGSSLISDLEQLHLPLPPPPPLPQAPPKGSSVRPLTSHLKPTEEELPPPPEEPVTFPEKEASTDVCGFCHKPVSPRELAVEAMKRQYHAQCFTCRTCRRQLAGQRFYQKDGRPLCEPCYQDTLEKCGKCGEVVRDHVIRALGKAFHPPCFTCVTCARCIGDERFALDDQNQVYCLDDFYRKFAPMCSICENPIIPRDGKDTFKIECMGRNFHENCYRCEDCSVLLSVEPTDQGCYPLNDRLFCKPCHMKRSAAGCC, from the exons ATGGCCTCCAAGCCTGAGAAGAGGGTGGCCTCTTCTGTGTTTATCACCCTGGCACCCCCACGACGTGATGTAGCTGTGACTGAAGAAGTGGGTCAGGAAGCTTGTGAAGCCAGACGTGCCCGGCCCTGGGAGACCCCTGCTCCCACGAAGACCCCTGGGGCTGGCTTGAGCAGGAAACCTAACACCTGGACACCCTCTGGCAGAATTTCTGCCTCGATCCCTGCAGCCCCACCCCAGCTGGCCAATGGAG GGTGCTGTCCCCCACCTCCTTCCCTGAGTGATGAGGATCTAGACCTCCTACCACCTCCTCCACCGCCCCCTTCGGCCTACCTGGCTCTCCCAGAAGAGGAGCCTCCCGCCCTGACGGGGTCATCACTCATTTCTGACTTGGAGCAACTACACCtgcccctacccccacctccacctctgcCACAG GCTCCACCGAAGGGATCTTCTGTCCGGCCTCTGACCAGTCACCTCAAACCCACAGAAGAGGAGCTACCCCCTCCTCCAGAAGAGCCTGTCACCTTTCCAGAGAAAGAGGCATCCACAG ATGTCTGCGGCTTCTGTCACAAGCCTGTGTCTCCTCGAGAGCTGGCTGTTGAGGCCATGAAGAGGCAGTACCATGCCCAGTGCTTCACCTGTCGCACCTGCCGCCGTCAGCTGGCTGGGCAGAGATTCTATCAGAAGGATGGGCGCCCCCTGTGCGAGCCCTGCTACCAG GACACTCTGGAGAAGTGTGGCAAGTGTGGAGAGGTGGTCCGAGACCATGTCATTCGGGCCCTGGGCAAGGCCTTCCACCCACCCTGCTTCACCTGCGTGACCTGTGCCCGGTGCATCGGAGATGAGAGATTCGCGCTGGACGACCAGAACCAGGTGTACTGCCTGGATGACTTCTACAG GAAATTTGCCCCCATGTGCAGCATTTGTGAGAACCCCATCATCCCCCGAGATGGGAAGGATACCTTCAAGATTGAGTGCATGGGAAGGAACTTCCATGAAAACTGTTACCGATGTGAG GATTGCAGTGTCCTCCTGTCTGTGGAGCCCACCGACCAAGGCTGCTACCCGCTGAATGACCGCCTCTTCTGCAAGCCCTGCCATATGAAGAGAAGTGCTGCAGGGTGCTGCTGA